A genomic region of Lagenorhynchus albirostris chromosome 18, mLagAlb1.1, whole genome shotgun sequence contains the following coding sequences:
- the LOC132508611 gene encoding centrosomal protein of 78 kDa-like: MAGIDQSDFHLLGHPQMNSTVSSPRKEEKKALEEEKSESKQGAPGQMQNIQVSICMQSAYNEGTLMKFQKITGDARIPLPLDSFRVPVSTQEALETSKDNLGVPVTEQRQESLKISLLEHVLLQQTSFLELEVKEKKRNYLEIAGLLQRK; encoded by the exons ATGGCTGGTATAGATCAGTCAGATTTTCATTTACTAGGTCATCCCCAGATGAATTCTACTGTTAGTAGTCCacgtaaagaagaaaagaaggcacttgaagaagaaaaatcagaatcaaaACAGGGTGCCCCAGGACAAATGCAAAACATCCAA GTTTCTATTTGTATGCAGTCAGCTTACAATGAAGGAACACTAATGAAG TTTCAGAAAATTACAGGTGATGCTAGGATTCCTTTGCCACTTGACTCGTTCCGTGTCCCAGTGTCTACTCAGGAGGCCTTAGAAACTTCCAAAGACAACCTGGGGGTCCCAGTCACAGAGCAGCGGCAGGAGTCTTTGAAGATTTCATTGTTAGAACATGTTCTCCTTCAGCAGACGTCATTTCTGGAACTGGAagtcaaagaaaagaagaggaattatCTAGAAATAGCaggtcttcttcagagaaaatga